A window of Streptomyces sp. Je 1-332 genomic DNA:
CGGGGCCTATCTGGAGCGCAACGGCGGAGTGTCCGACATCGAGCTGCCGCAGGCCACGTCGCAGGACAAGGCGCGGGCCAAGGACAGCGTGGCCGGGATCGCGGCGAGTTCGCTGCCCGGCGTCGTGACCCTGCACGTCAGCGGCGACGAGGCACAGGGCACCGGTACCGGCTTCGTGCTGGACGGCAAGGGCCACATCCTCACCAACAACCACGTGGTCGAGCCCGCGGGGACCGGCGGCGAGATAACGGTGACGTTCAGCGGCGGCGAGAGCGCCAAGGCGGAGGTCATCGGCCGCGACGCGGGGTACGACCTCGCCGTGGTCAAGGTCTCCGGCGTACGCGGACTGAAGCCGCTGCCCCTCGGCAACTCCGAGAACGTCCAGGTGGGCGACCCCGTCGTCGCCATCGGCGCCCCCTTCGACCTCGCCAACACCGTCACCTCCGGCATCATCAGCGCCAAGGAACGCCCCATCACCGCCGGCGGGGAGAAGGGCGACGGCAGTGACGTCAGCTATGTCGACGCGCTGCAGACCGACGCCCCCATCAACCCCGGCAACTCCGGCGGCCCCCTGATGGACGGCGACGCCCGCGTCATCGGCATCAACAGCGCCATCCGCTCCGCCGACGACAGCTCCGCGCCCGGCGGCGGCCAGGCCGGTTCCATAGGGCTCGGCTTCGCCATCCCCATCAACCAGGGCAAGCGCGTCGCCGAAGAGCTGATCAACACCGGCAAGGCCACGCACCCTGTGATCGGTGTCACGCTCGACATGGAGTACACGGGCGACGGCGCCCGCGTCGGCGACAAGGGCAAGGACGGCGGCCCCGCCGTGAACAAGGGTGGCCCCGGCGACCGCGCGGGGATGAAGCCGGGCGACGTCATCACCGAAGTGGATGGTCAGCGCATTCACTCCGGCGACGAGCTGATCGTCAAGATCCGCGCGCACCGGCCCAAGGACAGCCTGGAACTGACCGTCCAGCGAGCGGGAAAGGACCGGAAAGTGACGCTGGTGCTCGGGGCCGCTGACGGGAGCTGATCCACGTCTGTCGCCCAGCGGCTACCGGACGGACAGGAACGCCGGGTACCGTGGACCCGGTCCGGATGGCAAGGAGCTCAAGGTGTTCTCAGACATTGGCCCGCTCGAGGTAGTGGCGCTGATCATCCTCGCCGTGCTCGTTTTCGGCCCGGACAAGCTGCCCAAGCTGATTCAGGACGCCTCGCGCACCATCCGTAAGATCCGTGAATTCTCGGACAGCGCCAAGGCGGATATCCGCAGTGAACTCGGCCCGGAATTCAAGGACTTCGAGTTCGAGGACCTGAATCCGAAGACCTTCATCCGCAAGCAGCTCGACAACGACGAGCTCGGCCTGAAGGAAATCCGGAACGGCTTCGACCTCAAGAAGGAGATGGCCGAGGTCACGGACGCCGTGCACGGGCGGGAGAGTGAATCCTCCGACGGCGCCACGGGTTCGGACAGCGCGTCCGGCACAGGCGGCGGCCGCGTCGACATGGCCAAGAAGGACGGCGGCCTCGACATGGACAAGAAGCCCGAGAAGGCCGCGCCCGCCGACCCCCCGCCGTTCGACGCGGACGCCACCTGACCTCCTTCGAGGCACCCGCGGCGCGCCCCCGAGCGCGCTTCCTCGCGCCCCTTCCGATACACCCGTCCGCCGACCGGTGTCCCAGCTTCCGGAACGGGTGTGGCTATCCTGCCTTGTTGTCCGGCTGAGGACGCCCGAGGGGGGCGGGCCCTGCGGACCGATGAGAACGAGGAGGCGGCCGGGTACATGGAGACGACAAGTCGCGTAGGCGCACAGGCGCCGGCCGCGGACGGCACCGCACAGGCGATGCCCTCCGCCCGGCGCACGGTCGACAGCTATCTGCTGGCGCCCTTCCCCTGGTACGGCCTCGACGAGGCCTTCACGGGGCAGCGCTGGCTGATGCAGGTCGGCAACGCCGCGGACGGCGCGGTGGAGCACGGCTCCATCGGGCACGGCGATGAGCCGTCGGTACGGAGTGACGGACCCTTCGGGAACAGCGACAAGGAGCGCTTCGCGGTCGTGGTGACCGTCGCGGCCAACCCGGTGCGCCGCAGCCCGGACGGCACGGGCCTGCTGGAGGCGACCTCGGTGTCGTCCGCGGCCTGGCTCGCCGGAGTGGGGCTGCTGTCCTTCACCTGGCCCAGCCAGATGGACCACACTCTGCGCGACGACTGGCTGGACCAGCAGACCGAGACGGCCTGGGTCCTCGCGGACGATCTGCAGGGCGACGACTGGTCGACGCTCTCGCTCCCGGTGGACGGGGTGCCG
This region includes:
- a CDS encoding trypsin-like peptidase domain-containing protein yields the protein MDEGKPTKAKWWSRPRSESASEPEHGAADEATATTGRAEDASGDFTLAAAVPPGAGPEPTSPAPDAAAAPRGAPDPGVPTQPGTGPLAPGNAASGSPAAGRPGSGPADAAAGGAAPGVSAPGGSDAAPGGAAQDAAAVAPGVPGTDVPAQAGPAPADRPRPLHDPDPYSTPPYGEPGPWAPAPPVQHPAATPPHGTQHPAASHGGTPPHGTPGPAPTPPVQHPAATPPHGTQPPAASHGGTPPHGTPGPAPQSQPQVHPQSPATPAPARQPYDPWNAPLQQNGGVPVDEAKQTRLARRIILVGIAVITLVAGGIGGAIGAYLERNGGVSDIELPQATSQDKARAKDSVAGIAASSLPGVVTLHVSGDEAQGTGTGFVLDGKGHILTNNHVVEPAGTGGEITVTFSGGESAKAEVIGRDAGYDLAVVKVSGVRGLKPLPLGNSENVQVGDPVVAIGAPFDLANTVTSGIISAKERPITAGGEKGDGSDVSYVDALQTDAPINPGNSGGPLMDGDARVIGINSAIRSADDSSAPGGGQAGSIGLGFAIPINQGKRVAEELINTGKATHPVIGVTLDMEYTGDGARVGDKGKDGGPAVNKGGPGDRAGMKPGDVITEVDGQRIHSGDELIVKIRAHRPKDSLELTVQRAGKDRKVTLVLGAADGS
- a CDS encoding sec-independent translocase translates to MFSDIGPLEVVALIILAVLVFGPDKLPKLIQDASRTIRKIREFSDSAKADIRSELGPEFKDFEFEDLNPKTFIRKQLDNDELGLKEIRNGFDLKKEMAEVTDAVHGRESESSDGATGSDSASGTGGGRVDMAKKDGGLDMDKKPEKAAPADPPPFDADAT